The sequence CCCAAAGAACCCGAAAAATGGCATAAAGTTGTAAAACATTTGCGCGGAGTTAGTGAAGAAACGACAACAGGTGTTCATCGTCTTTATCAAAGAAGAGAAGAAGGCAGTTTATTGTTTCCCGCCATCAATGTAAATGATTCAGTCACAAAATCCAAGTTTGATAATCTTTACGGGTGTCGTGAGTCCTTGGCTGATGGAATTAAAAGAGGCACGGACATTATGGTGGCAGGGAAAATCATAATGGTTTGTGGTTACGGAGATGTGGGAAAGGGCTGTGCCCAATCTATGCGTGGATTGGGTGCAAGAGTCATAATCAGTGAAATTGATCCTATTTGTGCCTTGCAAGCAGCGATGGAAGGTTACGAAGTTAATACTGTTGAAAATATGGTGGAAACGGCAGATATTTTTATAACGGCGACGGGAAATTGTGATGTGATCAGGGTTGACCATATTTTGAAAATGAAGAACAATGCCATTGTTTGCAATATTGGCCATTTTGATAATGAAATTCAGGTAAATAAGCTCTACGAAATTGAAGGTGTGGAGAAACTCAATGTAAAACCCCAAGTTGATTTAATCAAGCTTCCCAATGGTAAAGCCATTATTCTATTGTCGGAAGGGCGGTTAGTAAATTTGGGAAATGCCACGGGGCATCCTTCTTTTGTAATGAGCTGTTCTTTCAGCAATCAGGTTTTGGCTCAAATTGATCTTTGGCAGAATCAGCATTCCATAGATGTTTATACTTTACCCAAGCAATTAGATGAAGATGTAGCGCGTTTACATCTTTCCAAATTGGGCGTTCAACTTACTCAGCTATCCAAAAAACAGTCAGATTATATCAATGTTCCGATTGAAGGTCCCTATAAACCGAATTACTATCGTTATTAAAAAATGGCTACGCATAAACCCGTTTATGTAGATGAATTATACGGTGAACTTCAGCTTTTTATGGATGAACGCAAGTGGGTTGTAGTTCATACTAAACCGCGCTGTGAGAAAAAATTAGCCGATTATGCCAAACGCCATCAGATAACATATTATTTACCTCAATATACTGATAAACGAATCTATCAGAGACGCAAGGTTGCAGTGGATAAGATTCTTTTTTCCTCTTATGTGTTTGTTGGGGTTGACTTTGCAGGTAAACAAGATTTGCAAATTTCGGGTTATACAACCAGTTTTATAAATGTGTTTGCGCAAAAAGAACTGGTGGATGAATTACGAGCAATCTATTATGGCAGAGAGAAAAAAGTGGATATGAAACCTGGGCTTTGGTTAGATAAGGGCTTGGAAGTAGAAATCGTAAATGGACCCTTAAAAGGCGTAAGAGGCATAGTGGAAGATCAATCCAAACTGGATAATGTGCGTTTGCAAGTAAATATCTTAAAGCAAGCAGTGTTAGTTAAAGTTAAAACGGAAGATGTAAAAATAATTGGTGAATATGAAATTGTGGAGGTTGACGAATGAAAATATTGATCACGGGTGGGGCTGGTTTCATTGGTTCCAATGTAGCAGATGCTTATCTTGCGGCAGGTCATAAGGTTTTAATAGTAGATAATTTGGCTACAGGAAATAGGCGCAATATTAATCCTAAAGCAATTTTTTACGAAGCCGACATTTGTGAAGAGTCATTAAGCGCAATCTTTGCCAAAGAAAAACCCGATATCGTAAATCATCATGCTGCCCAGATTAGTGTTCCTCTCTCTATAGAAAACCCACTTTTTGATGTAAAGACCAATGTTTTGGGCTGGGTAAATGTTCTCCAGAATTGTGTTAACTATGCTGTGAAGAAAGTAATATATATATCTTCCGGAGGAGCTATTTATGGTGAGGCACAAGAATATCCCACTACTGAAAATTATGCTCCAAAGCCGCTCTCTATGTATGCCATAGATAAAAAAGCGGGAGAGGACTATCTCTATTTTTACCATCACCAATATGGACTTGCCTACACGGTTTTACGCTATGCCAATGTTTATGGACCACGGCAAATTTCTTGTGGAGAAGCAGGTGTCGTTTCACTGTTTACTGAAAAACTACTGCAAAGAGAAATTCCTACCGTATATCGTTATGACGATGAACCGGAAGGTATGATCAGGGACTATGTTTTTGTAGGAGATGTAGTTAAGGCAAATTTGCTGGCTTTGGAGAAGGGCGATAGTGAAGCATTTAACATCAGTACCTGTTTAGAAACCACTACCAACAAATTATATCACGAAATTGCCCGTCAATTAGACATTAACGAAGAACCGAACTATGGTTCTGCCCGCAAAGGGGATTTGCATCGTTCCTTGCTTTCGTATAATAAAGCCAAAAATATCTTGGGCTGGAAACCCGAAACGAATCTTAGTGAAGGAATTTCAGCAGTGATAAAATATTTCAAGGAGTTGAAATGAAAATAGCGGTTATAGGTAGTGGCTATGTAGGACTAACTACTGGCGCTTGTTTTGCCGAAATGGGCAACACAGTTATCAGCGTCGATAAGGACGAAACCAAAATAAACCTGCTTAAAGAAGGGAAAGTTCCTATTTATGAGCCAGGTTTGGATGAAATGATCCATCGCAATATGGCTGCTAACCGACTGAAGTTTACGGTAGAACTAAAACAAGCGGTGGAAGAATCACAAATTATTTTTATTGCAGTCGGAACTCCTCCCGGAGAGGATGGTTCAGCAGATTTACAATATGTTATTTCTGCAGCGGAAGAAATAGCTGCTGAAATCAATGAACCCAAAATAATTGTGAATAAATCCACAGTACCGATTGGAACTGCTGATCTGGTGAAAAGTAAAATTCAGGAAGTGCTTAATGCGCGCGGGGTAACGATTAAATTTACCGTTGTTTCCAATCCTGAATTCTTAAAAGAGGGAGCTGCCATAGATGATTTTATGAGCCCGGACAGAGTAGTAATAGGCACAGATAATTATGAAGCGGGTGAAATTATGCGAACTCTTTATGAACCCTTTTGCAGAACCAATGACCGCGTTTTGATTATGAACATTCGTTCCGCGGAGATGTCAAAATATGCCGCAAATGCTTTTCTGGCGACAAAAATATCTTTCATCAACGAAATTTCGCGTCTTTGTGATGCTTACAATGCTGATGTTTCGGAAGTTCGCAATGGAATGTGCAGCGATTCTCGCATTGGCTATAAATTTATTTTTCCAGGAGTTGGTTATGGAGGTAGTTGTTTTCCCAAAGATATTAAAGCGCTAATTTATATGTCACAAAAGATTGGCTACGATCCGCTTATTTTACAGGCAGTGGAAAAAGTTAATGCCGATCAGAAAAAAGTTTTGGTGGAGAAAGTAATTGCTCACTTTGGCAATGATCTGTCCGGTAAGACCTTTGCTATATGGGGTTTGGCTTTTAAACCGCAAACGGATGATATGCGGGAAGCACCTTCCATTGTTATCATCAATGAACTGATCTCTTTGGGGGCAACAATTAAGGCATACGATCCAGTGGCAATGCCGGAGGCCAAAAAAATATTTGGCAATAATAATGCCGTAACCCTGTGTGCAGATGAATATGAAACTCTCAAAGATGCTGACGCTATGTTACTTATAACTGAATGGCATCAATTTCGCTATCCCGATTTGGATAGGATGAGCAAAATAATGCGCACTAAAGTTATATTTGATGGACGCAATCAATACAATCCCAAAGCAGTGAAAGAATCGGGTTTTCACTATTATGGAATTGGAAGACAATAACTGCAAACAGGATATAGGTTTAGATATGCCTAAAAAATTGTCTTGACGGAAACCTGCTTGCTAAAAAGCTGACTTATTATAATAAATTATATTGATAATTGTAAGGAGAACTAATGGTAAAACTTAGATTAAGAAGGATGGGGACAATTAATCAACCCTTCTATCGTGTCGTTGCAGTTGATTCAAGGGCAAAACGAGATGGAAAATATATAGAATGTGTGGGTTGGTATGATCCTAAACCCGATCCTTCCAAAATAAACATAGATACCGAACGTGCCATTTATTGGCTAAATGTAGGTGCACAACCTTCAGATACCGTAAATTCCTTATTAAGAAAAGCCGGTGTTTTGCAAATTTGGCACGAAAGGAAACTAAAAAAGAACCAGATTACTGCGGAAGCAGAATAATATAAAAAAGAACAGCTGAGGTGAAAAATGAAAGAACTGATTGAATTCATAGTTAAAGCTCTGGTTGATGATCCTTCGGAAGTGAATATTACCGAGATCACTGGCGACAAAATAACCCTTTATGAGCTCAGAGTTTCCAAATCGGATATTGGCAAAGTAATTGGTAAACGGGGAAGAACCGCAAGTGCCATCAGAACTATCATTAATGCAGTTTCTACAAAACAGGGGAAGCGTGCCGAGCTCGAAATAATCGAGTAAATGAGTCATCCGCATCTAATCGGAATAGGCAAACTGGGCAGGCATAATGCAGACGGCTTTTATCCAGTGATGGTTAAGCCAGATTATAGAGATTTGTTTGCCAAACTTGCTGATTTATATTTGATCTTTAACAGCGATAGAGTGTTTTATGTAACTATCAGTGAACGAATGCGAAAAGATAACAAAACCTGGATAAAACTAAAAGAAGATGGTATTGCTGAAGAGGAACTTTTGCATAAAAACATAGTGATTGCGATTGATGATACGGAAACAGATGCAGAAGAAACATCGCTAAATTACCTTTTAGGTTACCAGGTTATTTTTGCGGGTGAGGAAATAGGCATTGTAGAGGACTATTTTTTCAATGGTGCACAGGATGTTTTGCAAATTTCAGCCGCGAGCGGTAATGAGTATCTAATTCCTTTCGTAGAGTATTATATAGATACGATCATAGATAATCCCGGCTGCTTAATTTTACGCAATGCCAAAGATTTAATTGATTTGTATAGAGTGGATCTAAAGAAAAAATGATCTTTGAAGTGCTCACCCTTTTCCCAGATTTTTTTTCCGGTTTTGTAACCAGCAGCATTATTGCGAGAGCCGTGGAGAATAAACTTTTGCAGGTGCGATTCACGGATTTTCGCCAATTTTCGGAAGATAAACATCACAAAGTAGATGATTATGCTTATGGTGGTTTTCCCGGTATGGTTATTCAAATCCCACCAATTTATAATGCCTTGCAGGAATTACTAAAAGAAGGAAATGCTCCGGTAGTGTATTTTACTCCGCAAGGGAGAACATTGAATCAACATATTTTAAAAAGCTATTCAGCTTATGAGCGCATAATCCTTCTTTGCGGTCACTATAAAGAAATTGACCAGAGAGTGCGCGATCTTTGTGTTGCGGATGAAATTTCCATAGGTGACTATGTTTTGAGCGGAGGCGAAATTGCCGCTGAAGTTTTTATAGACGGAATAAGCAGATTGCTGCCCGGTGTGCTGAGTGATATTGAAAGTGCCAATAGTGATTCTTTCAGTGTAGAAGGTCTTGGCTTTCCTTGTTATACCAGACCTGAAAATTATATGGGATTAAACATTCCAGATGTTTTACTCAGTGGCGATCATCAAAAAATCAAAAAGTGGGCAAAGGAAAAGGGAAAACAGTTAACCAATACTCGCAGACCAGATTTGAACAAATAGCAAGCAAGCAGGAAGAAAGAGACCCAACCAAAATGACAGTGGGGTTTTTGCCCGGGAATAATTTTATTCCAGAGGGCTTTATTTTATGGCAGAAATGCCCTTATGAAGTAAAAAAACATAGAACGGTTTATAGAGTTTATAATTTTTGATCCGTTCACCCCCCATCAGAAAAGGTTTTTTCCTTCCGAGTATATATATGGGAGGAACCCGAAAAATGGATATTCTGCAACAAATTGGCAGAGACCAAATCAGAACTGACTTACCGGATTATCGTGTTGGCGATACCGTGAAGGTCCATTATAAAATTAAAGAAGGTAACAAGGAACGCATCCAAGTTTTTCAAGGCATCGTCATTCAAAAGAAAGGTGCCGGTGTTTCCAAAACATTTACGGTGCGTAAGGTTTCCAGTGGTGTTGGGGTGGAGAGAATATTTCCCCAAAATTCACCTAATATTGATAAACTTGAAATCGTTAGACACGGACAGGTGCGAAGAGCTAAGTTGTTTTATCTTAGAAGCGCTCAAGGTAAAGCAAGTAGAATCAAAGAAAGAAGAAGATTCACTGTATAGTTACTTTAAAAACCTCAATCTTAGCCCCTTCTTATATTTTAAGAAGGGGCTTTGTTTTGTAGTTGGAAGACACAAAGGAGATAAAGATGGATACCAGAATGTTTTATAAAAGTCCGGATGGTTTTTTTAATCTGGTAATAGAAATTTTTGAGGAGACAATAATAGGCATCAGTTTTATTGTAGAGCAAAATGTTAGCAAACCTTCCACCTCCTTGGAGAGGGAAATAGCCCAGCAATTAGATTCCTATTTTGCCGGCGAAAACAAAGAGTTTGATTTACCTTTTTTTGCCACAGGGACAGTTTTTCAGCTTATGGTTTGGGAGGAAGTAATGAAAATACCCTACGGAACTACCATAACTTATTCAGAATTAGCTGCAAAAATTGAAAAACCGAAAGCTGCCAGAGCAGTAGGCAGAGCTTTACATCAAAATCCCATTCCTATTCTTATTCCCTGTCATCGCGTCATCGGATCCGACAGTTGTTTAAAAGGATATGGGGGAGGGCTGGATAAAAAAGAAAAGTTGCTAAATCTGGAAAGGAGCGTTATATTATGATTATTGGAATTGGTTGTGATATTATAGAAGTAAACAGAATTAAGCATTCTCAGGAAAATAATTCCAGTTTTAACGATAAATTATTTACTCCCGCAGAAATTGCATACTGTTCTCAGAAAGCCAATTCTCATCAATCATTCGCTGCCAGATTCGCCGCCAAAGAAGCTGTAATGAAAGCCCTAAAAACCGGTTGGAGTGAAAAAGTTAGTTGGCTTAACATAGAAGTTGTGGTTTCCGACAAGGGATTTCCTTCCATTGTTTTATCAGGGGGAGCGAAAGAACTGGCAGAAACATTGAAGGTTAATAATATTCAGCTCAGTTTGTCTCATGAAAAGGATTATGCCCTGGCTTTTGTTATTTTGGAAAGCATTTGATCGATTATCTAATTCGGGTTATGTCAATGTCGAGAACATCCTTTTATCGTAATAATGTGAACTTTTTTTAGTTAAAAATATACGCTGATTCAATTTGGCCAGCTACCAAGTAACATAAAAACACTAATTCTTCCAAATTGCGCGTAGTTTTCTGCAAAATCGGTTTGAAACTTGCTTAATTAAATAGCTAATACTGTTTTTTAAGGATAAAAAAGGAGCTAAAAGATGCGTAAACTGATGATAATAATCATATTAACGGCGTGTTTTGCTTTTACCATAGATAATTTAATAGCCGATGAAGTTGTTATTGGCACAGGAA comes from Candidatus Cloacimonas sp. and encodes:
- the ahcY gene encoding adenosylhomocysteinase; its protein translation is MDYKIADIGLANWGRKEIDLAETEMPGLIALKERYRNSKPLAGAKITGSLHMTIQTAVLIETLIELGAEVRWSSCNIFSTQDNAAAAIAKRGIPVFAWKGETLNEYWWCTLQALTWEDGPDLIVDDGGDATLMIHEGYRLEEIYKQTGKLPEIDAETEEMKIVQKLLMDILPKEPEKWHKVVKHLRGVSEETTTGVHRLYQRREEGSLLFPAINVNDSVTKSKFDNLYGCRESLADGIKRGTDIMVAGKIIMVCGYGDVGKGCAQSMRGLGARVIISEIDPICALQAAMEGYEVNTVENMVETADIFITATGNCDVIRVDHILKMKNNAIVCNIGHFDNEIQVNKLYEIEGVEKLNVKPQVDLIKLPNGKAIILLSEGRLVNLGNATGHPSFVMSCSFSNQVLAQIDLWQNQHSIDVYTLPKQLDEDVARLHLSKLGVQLTQLSKKQSDYINVPIEGPYKPNYYRY
- the rplS gene encoding 50S ribosomal protein L19 encodes the protein MDILQQIGRDQIRTDLPDYRVGDTVKVHYKIKEGNKERIQVFQGIVIQKKGAGVSKTFTVRKVSSGVGVERIFPQNSPNIDKLEIVRHGQVRRAKLFYLRSAQGKASRIKERRRFTV
- a CDS encoding holo-ACP synthase gives rise to the protein MIIGIGCDIIEVNRIKHSQENNSSFNDKLFTPAEIAYCSQKANSHQSFAARFAAKEAVMKALKTGWSEKVSWLNIEVVVSDKGFPSIVLSGGAKELAETLKVNNIQLSLSHEKDYALAFVILESI
- a CDS encoding UDP-glucose/GDP-mannose dehydrogenase family protein is translated as MKIAVIGSGYVGLTTGACFAEMGNTVISVDKDETKINLLKEGKVPIYEPGLDEMIHRNMAANRLKFTVELKQAVEESQIIFIAVGTPPGEDGSADLQYVISAAEEIAAEINEPKIIVNKSTVPIGTADLVKSKIQEVLNARGVTIKFTVVSNPEFLKEGAAIDDFMSPDRVVIGTDNYEAGEIMRTLYEPFCRTNDRVLIMNIRSAEMSKYAANAFLATKISFINEISRLCDAYNADVSEVRNGMCSDSRIGYKFIFPGVGYGGSCFPKDIKALIYMSQKIGYDPLILQAVEKVNADQKKVLVEKVIAHFGNDLSGKTFAIWGLAFKPQTDDMREAPSIVIINELISLGATIKAYDPVAMPEAKKIFGNNNAVTLCADEYETLKDADAMLLITEWHQFRYPDLDRMSKIMRTKVIFDGRNQYNPKAVKESGFHYYGIGRQ
- the rpsP gene encoding 30S ribosomal protein S16, whose product is MVKLRLRRMGTINQPFYRVVAVDSRAKRDGKYIECVGWYDPKPDPSKINIDTERAIYWLNVGAQPSDTVNSLLRKAGVLQIWHERKLKKNQITAEAE
- a CDS encoding transcription termination/antitermination NusG family protein produces the protein MATHKPVYVDELYGELQLFMDERKWVVVHTKPRCEKKLADYAKRHQITYYLPQYTDKRIYQRRKVAVDKILFSSYVFVGVDFAGKQDLQISGYTTSFINVFAQKELVDELRAIYYGREKKVDMKPGLWLDKGLEVEIVNGPLKGVRGIVEDQSKLDNVRLQVNILKQAVLVKVKTEDVKIIGEYEIVEVDE
- a CDS encoding methylated-DNA--[protein]-cysteine S-methyltransferase, encoding MDTRMFYKSPDGFFNLVIEIFEETIIGISFIVEQNVSKPSTSLEREIAQQLDSYFAGENKEFDLPFFATGTVFQLMVWEEVMKIPYGTTITYSELAAKIEKPKAARAVGRALHQNPIPILIPCHRVIGSDSCLKGYGGGLDKKEKLLNLERSVIL
- a CDS encoding NAD-dependent epimerase/dehydratase family protein, with the protein product MKILITGGAGFIGSNVADAYLAAGHKVLIVDNLATGNRRNINPKAIFYEADICEESLSAIFAKEKPDIVNHHAAQISVPLSIENPLFDVKTNVLGWVNVLQNCVNYAVKKVIYISSGGAIYGEAQEYPTTENYAPKPLSMYAIDKKAGEDYLYFYHHQYGLAYTVLRYANVYGPRQISCGEAGVVSLFTEKLLQREIPTVYRYDDEPEGMIRDYVFVGDVVKANLLALEKGDSEAFNISTCLETTTNKLYHEIARQLDINEEPNYGSARKGDLHRSLLSYNKAKNILGWKPETNLSEGISAVIKYFKELK
- a CDS encoding KH domain-containing protein, with translation MKELIEFIVKALVDDPSEVNITEITGDKITLYELRVSKSDIGKVIGKRGRTASAIRTIINAVSTKQGKRAELEIIE
- the trmD gene encoding tRNA (guanosine(37)-N1)-methyltransferase TrmD; translated protein: MIFEVLTLFPDFFSGFVTSSIIARAVENKLLQVRFTDFRQFSEDKHHKVDDYAYGGFPGMVIQIPPIYNALQELLKEGNAPVVYFTPQGRTLNQHILKSYSAYERIILLCGHYKEIDQRVRDLCVADEISIGDYVLSGGEIAAEVFIDGISRLLPGVLSDIESANSDSFSVEGLGFPCYTRPENYMGLNIPDVLLSGDHQKIKKWAKEKGKQLTNTRRPDLNK